The following coding sequences lie in one Streptomyces sp. NBC_00510 genomic window:
- a CDS encoding DeoR/GlpR family DNA-binding transcription regulator, whose translation MSDNQNLLAEQRRALILDEVRRRGGVRVNELTRKLNVSDMTVRRDLDALARQGVVEKVHGGAVPVAPASSHEPGFEAKAGLELGAKEAIARAAARLVTPGSAIALTGGTTTYALAQHLLDVPDLTVVTNSVRVADVFHSAARGAGGGREGAATVVLTGGVRTPSDSLVGPVADRAIGSLHFDLLFLGVHGISVEAGLSTPNLAEAETNRRFVRSARRVVVIADHTKWGTVGLSSFATLEDVDTLVTDAGIPEVLRAEIAEHLSDLIVAGEPGDTEPGGALREGPADN comes from the coding sequence GTGAGCGACAACCAGAACCTGCTCGCGGAACAGCGGCGTGCGCTGATCCTGGACGAGGTCCGGCGCCGCGGCGGGGTCCGGGTCAACGAGCTGACCCGGAAGCTGAACGTGTCGGACATGACCGTCCGCCGCGACCTCGACGCGCTCGCCCGTCAGGGCGTGGTCGAGAAGGTCCACGGCGGCGCCGTGCCGGTCGCCCCCGCCAGCAGCCACGAGCCGGGCTTCGAGGCGAAGGCGGGCCTCGAGCTCGGGGCCAAGGAGGCCATCGCCCGCGCCGCCGCCCGCCTGGTCACCCCCGGCAGCGCCATCGCGCTCACCGGCGGCACGACGACGTACGCCCTGGCCCAGCACCTCCTCGACGTGCCCGACCTCACCGTGGTCACCAACTCCGTCCGCGTCGCCGACGTCTTCCACTCCGCGGCCCGCGGCGCGGGCGGCGGCCGCGAGGGCGCCGCGACCGTCGTCCTCACCGGCGGTGTGCGCACCCCCTCGGACTCCCTCGTCGGCCCCGTCGCGGACCGGGCGATCGGCTCGCTCCACTTCGACCTGCTCTTCCTCGGCGTCCACGGCATCTCGGTCGAGGCCGGCCTGTCCACCCCCAACCTCGCCGAGGCGGAGACCAACCGGCGCTTCGTCCGCTCCGCACGCCGGGTGGTCGTCATCGCCGACCACACCAAGTGGGGCACCGTGGGACTGAGCTCCTTCGCCACCCTGGAGGACGTGGACACCCTCGTCACCGACGCGGGCATCCCCGAGGTGCTCCGGGCGGAGATCGCCGAGCACCTGTCGGACCTGATCGTCGCCGGCGAGCCCGGGGACACCGAGCCGGGCGGCGCCCTGCGCGAGGGTCCCGCAGACAACTGA
- a CDS encoding DUF2797 domain-containing protein → MWRCTGLRWVSGGPAWTWWHPRHGDRRSPVRLGDPLALAVQPGAVRQCMGVWRSGRWTPCPRAAELPARARRDQCEQCAALDRSRSVAADTRLDDPRTFAVYLAWFGPGLGKVGITAAERGSARLLEQAAICFTFLGRGPLMAARRAESVLGTALGIPDRVATSAKRAARGALPPAPARVAGLRALHEAAAAVPDWRDTLTATGFQPVDHAAVFGLEPDAPQATAAVTGLAPATALGGTVVAVAGGDVYLRTAGPAGGVLLLDTHLVPGWPLTASVEDLPAPPTKALPQATEPPEPLF, encoded by the coding sequence ATGTGGCGATGCACAGGTCTGCGATGGGTGTCCGGGGGCCCGGCGTGGACCTGGTGGCACCCCCGCCACGGCGACCGGCGCAGTCCCGTGCGCCTCGGCGACCCGCTGGCGCTCGCCGTGCAGCCGGGCGCGGTGCGGCAGTGCATGGGCGTGTGGCGTTCGGGGCGCTGGACTCCGTGCCCACGGGCCGCGGAACTTCCCGCGCGGGCCCGCCGCGACCAGTGCGAGCAGTGCGCGGCGCTGGACCGCTCCCGGTCCGTGGCGGCGGACACGCGGCTGGACGACCCCCGGACCTTCGCGGTGTACCTGGCCTGGTTCGGCCCGGGTCTGGGCAAGGTCGGCATCACGGCGGCCGAGCGGGGCAGTGCGCGGCTGCTCGAACAGGCCGCGATCTGCTTCACGTTCCTGGGCCGGGGGCCGCTGATGGCCGCGCGTCGCGCCGAGTCGGTCCTCGGGACGGCGCTGGGCATCCCGGACCGGGTGGCGACGTCCGCGAAGCGTGCCGCCCGCGGCGCGCTGCCACCCGCGCCCGCACGGGTGGCCGGGCTGCGGGCCCTCCACGAGGCGGCGGCCGCGGTCCCCGACTGGCGGGACACGCTGACCGCCACCGGGTTCCAACCCGTCGACCACGCGGCGGTGTTCGGCCTGGAGCCCGACGCGCCGCAGGCCACCGCCGCGGTGACCGGGCTCGCCCCGGCCACCGCCCTGGGCGGCACCGTCGTGGCGGTGGCCGGGGGCGATGTCTACCTCCGCACCGCCGGGCCGGCCGGCGGTGTCCTGCTGCTCGACACGCACCTGGTGCCGGGATGGCCGCTCACCGCGTCGGTGGAGGACCTGCCGGCCCCGCCCACGAAGGCGCTACCGCAGGCCACCGAGCCTCCGGAGCCGCTGTTCTGA
- a CDS encoding right-handed parallel beta-helix repeat-containing protein translates to MAQGVVQVTHTSSSRWRRRTGEYESLAAALEAAAEGDVLSVNPGTYRENLVVEKAITLRAAEGPGSVRIAPPAGVALTVRAAATVQDLSVEGQDTSAAALLVEGAAPELTGLRVSTRSAVGIEVRDGARPTVRRCTVDNPAGLGISILEAAGGLFEDCEVVAAGQTGISVRGGASPRLERCRVRNASGAGLALTGEGTVAEAVGCEVYEVKGTGVQVASRAAGHLTECQVHRTTGDGITLDTDAVLTLSDCDIHDIPENAVDLRSRSVLTLTRTTVRRFGRNGLSVWDPGTRVDANQCEIHDSQGDYPAVWVSDGAAAVLDSCRLHDVPDALFVLDRGSRADVVDSDISQVRNTAVSVSDGATVQLDDCRIREASTGAWFRDHGSGGTLSACTIDDTATGVIVTKGADPTLERCVVTNPAEAGFYVSAGGRGTFTGCRVTGSRGYGFHIIDGCRSTLTRCRTERCARGGYEFAEPGPVTEDCTGDQSGERRTVPESSSRMPAPAGERPPAPTSFGLLGGLPVTPTSTAGPTAVPAPATAGDARPSDEVLAELDALVGLDNVKREVRSLIDLIAVGRRRREAGLKAPSPRRHLVFTGSPGTGKTTVARLYGEILATLGVLERGHLVEVARVDLVGEHIGSTAIRTQEAFERARGGVLFIDEAYALAPEDSGRDFGREAIDTLVKLMEDHREAVVVIVAGYTAEMEHFLSANPGVASRFSRTITFDDYTPVELLRIVRAQAEEHEYQLSEDTGEALYKYFTAIPKGPAFGNGRTARQTFEAMVERHAGRLARISEPSHEELQLLYPEDLPPLP, encoded by the coding sequence ATGGCACAGGGCGTGGTTCAGGTGACGCACACCAGCAGCTCGCGGTGGCGCCGCCGCACGGGAGAGTACGAGAGCCTCGCCGCGGCCCTGGAGGCGGCCGCCGAGGGCGACGTGCTCTCGGTCAACCCCGGGACCTACCGGGAGAACCTCGTCGTGGAGAAGGCCATAACGCTCCGCGCCGCCGAGGGGCCGGGCTCCGTCCGCATCGCCCCGCCGGCCGGCGTCGCGCTGACCGTACGGGCCGCGGCGACGGTCCAGGACCTCTCCGTCGAGGGGCAGGACACCTCCGCCGCCGCCCTGCTGGTCGAGGGCGCCGCACCCGAACTCACCGGACTGCGGGTCAGCACGCGGTCCGCGGTGGGCATAGAGGTCCGCGACGGGGCGCGGCCGACCGTGCGCCGCTGCACCGTCGACAACCCGGCCGGACTCGGGATCAGCATCCTGGAGGCCGCGGGCGGGCTGTTCGAGGACTGCGAGGTCGTGGCCGCGGGCCAGACCGGCATCTCCGTACGCGGCGGGGCCTCCCCGCGGCTGGAACGCTGCCGGGTCCGCAACGCGTCCGGCGCGGGACTCGCCCTCACCGGTGAGGGCACCGTGGCCGAGGCGGTCGGCTGCGAGGTGTACGAGGTCAAGGGCACCGGCGTACAGGTCGCCTCGCGCGCGGCCGGCCATCTCACCGAGTGCCAGGTGCACCGCACCACCGGCGACGGCATCACCCTGGACACCGACGCCGTCCTGACCCTCTCCGACTGCGACATCCACGACATCCCCGAGAACGCCGTGGACCTGCGCTCCCGTTCGGTGCTCACCCTCACCCGCACCACGGTGCGGCGCTTCGGCCGCAACGGCCTGTCGGTGTGGGACCCGGGCACCCGGGTGGACGCCAACCAGTGCGAGATCCACGACAGCCAGGGCGACTACCCGGCGGTCTGGGTCAGCGACGGGGCGGCCGCCGTCCTCGACTCCTGCCGCCTGCACGACGTGCCCGACGCCTTGTTCGTGCTCGACCGGGGCTCGCGCGCCGACGTGGTCGACAGCGACATCTCCCAGGTCCGCAACACCGCGGTCTCGGTCAGCGACGGCGCCACCGTGCAGCTCGACGACTGCCGCATCCGCGAGGCCTCCACCGGTGCCTGGTTCCGCGACCACGGCAGCGGCGGCACGCTGTCCGCCTGCACCATCGACGACACGGCGACCGGGGTCATCGTCACCAAGGGGGCCGATCCCACGCTGGAACGGTGTGTCGTGACCAACCCGGCCGAGGCCGGGTTCTACGTCTCCGCGGGCGGCCGCGGGACCTTCACGGGCTGCCGGGTCACGGGCAGCCGGGGCTACGGCTTCCACATCATCGACGGCTGCCGCTCCACCCTCACCCGCTGCCGCACGGAACGCTGTGCGCGCGGCGGTTACGAGTTCGCGGAGCCGGGCCCGGTGACGGAGGACTGCACCGGGGACCAGAGCGGTGAGCGCCGCACCGTGCCGGAGTCGTCGTCGCGTATGCCGGCTCCGGCGGGCGAGCGGCCGCCCGCGCCCACGTCGTTCGGGCTGCTCGGCGGACTGCCCGTGACGCCGACCAGCACCGCCGGGCCCACGGCCGTTCCCGCGCCGGCCACGGCCGGGGACGCCCGTCCCTCGGACGAGGTGCTGGCCGAACTCGACGCGCTGGTGGGCCTGGACAACGTCAAGCGCGAGGTGCGCTCCCTGATCGACCTGATCGCGGTGGGCCGCAGACGCCGCGAGGCCGGCCTCAAGGCCCCCTCCCCGCGCCGCCATCTGGTCTTCACCGGCTCCCCCGGCACGGGCAAGACGACCGTCGCCCGGCTCTACGGCGAGATCCTGGCCACCCTCGGCGTGCTGGAGCGCGGCCACCTGGTGGAGGTGGCCCGCGTCGACCTGGTGGGCGAGCACATCGGCTCGACCGCCATCCGCACCCAGGAGGCCTTCGAACGCGCCCGCGGCGGGGTGCTCTTCATCGACGAGGCGTACGCCCTGGCCCCCGAGGACTCCGGCCGGGACTTCGGCCGGGAGGCCATCGACACCCTGGTGAAGCTGATGGAGGACCACCGCGAGGCCGTCGTGGTGATCGTCGCGGGTTACACCGCGGAGATGGAGCACTTCCTGTCCGCCAACCCCGGCGTCGCCTCCCGCTTCTCGCGGACCATCACCTTCGACGACTACACCCCGGTCGAGCTGCTGCGGATCGTGCGGGCCCAGGCCGAGGAACACGAGTACCAGCTCTCCGAGGACACCGGCGAGGCGCTCTACAAGTACTTCACCGCGATCCCCAAGGGCCCGGCCTTCGGCAACGGCCGCACCGCGCGGCAGACCTTCGAGGCCATGGTCGAGCGCCACGCGGGCCGGCTCGCCCGGATCAGCGAGCCCAGCCACGAGGAGCTGCAGTTGCTCTACCCGGAGGACCTCCCCCCGCTGCCCTGA
- a CDS encoding SHOCT domain-containing protein, which produces MTSLADHWDGGPGPWILFFPLIWAAVIGGVAFVLRRAAWRRGLGRGPWHARAAIGEHSPIAVLGRRFAAGEIDEDEYWRRLSVLDEQFGRFPKGGER; this is translated from the coding sequence CTGACCTCGCTCGCCGACCACTGGGACGGGGGCCCCGGCCCCTGGATCCTGTTCTTCCCGCTGATCTGGGCCGCCGTCATCGGAGGCGTCGCATTCGTGCTGCGCCGCGCCGCGTGGCGCAGGGGCCTCGGCCGTGGCCCCTGGCACGCCCGGGCCGCGATCGGCGAGCACTCGCCGATCGCCGTACTGGGCCGCCGCTTCGCCGCGGGCGAGATCGACGAGGACGAGTACTGGCGCCGGCTGTCCGTCCTGGACGAGCAGTTCGGCCGCTTCCCCAAGGGCGGGGAGCGATGA
- a CDS encoding ABC transporter ATP-binding protein, with protein sequence MTAARVADAVKTYGAGDAQVRALDGVTVGFPSGRFTAIMGPSGSGKSTLMHCAAGLDTLTSGTAWIGDTELGALGDRQLTLLRRERVGFVFQSFNLLPTLTVAENITLPQDLAGAGTDREWVDALIDVVGLGDRLRHRPTELSGGQQQRVAVARALAGRPEVVFADEPTGNLDSRSGEEVLRLLGRAVHEMGRTVVMVTHDPVAAAHADEVVFLADGRLVDTMPDPSAEKVLDRMKAFDTARDAGRRTAPGQRVTS encoded by the coding sequence ATGACCGCCGCCCGCGTTGCCGACGCAGTAAAGACCTACGGGGCGGGCGACGCCCAGGTGCGCGCATTGGACGGGGTCACGGTCGGGTTCCCCAGCGGGCGGTTCACCGCGATCATGGGTCCTTCCGGGTCCGGGAAGTCCACCCTCATGCACTGCGCCGCCGGCCTGGACACCCTCACCTCCGGGACCGCCTGGATCGGCGACACCGAGTTGGGGGCGCTCGGCGACCGGCAGTTGACGCTGCTGCGCCGGGAGCGGGTCGGTTTCGTCTTCCAGTCCTTCAACCTGCTGCCGACCCTGACCGTGGCGGAGAACATCACCCTGCCCCAGGACCTGGCCGGTGCCGGGACGGACCGTGAGTGGGTGGACGCCCTGATCGACGTCGTGGGCCTGGGCGACCGGCTGCGGCACCGCCCGACCGAGCTCTCCGGGGGCCAGCAGCAGCGCGTGGCGGTGGCCAGGGCGCTGGCCGGGCGGCCCGAGGTCGTCTTCGCCGACGAGCCCACCGGCAACCTCGACTCGCGGTCCGGCGAGGAGGTGCTGCGCCTGCTGGGACGGGCCGTCCACGAGATGGGCCGCACGGTCGTCATGGTCACCCACGACCCGGTCGCCGCCGCCCACGCCGACGAGGTCGTCTTCCTCGCCGACGGACGCCTGGTGGACACGATGCCCGACCCGAGCGCGGAGAAGGTCCTCGACCGCATGAAGGCCTTCGACACCGCCCGCGACGCGGGACGCCGCACCGCACCAGGGCAGCGGGTGACGTCATGA
- a CDS encoding ATP-binding protein, with the protein MISSEGSKRQCALELEALPSRIQQVRRIVAAQLRYWRLDPLIDPTLLGITELLGNVHRHARPDKRCSVELSFASGWLTVAVSDNDPRLPRVREFEPLATCGRGLAMVVSMSDSWGTETVNDGGKVVWFTLRAEATVSSRAMTEQVSAAVVRKVAPRTLPVLPETPEAWAPVLDRLVPAAAEPVLV; encoded by the coding sequence GTGATCAGCTCAGAAGGCAGTAAACGGCAGTGTGCCCTGGAACTTGAGGCACTGCCGTCCCGGATCCAGCAGGTACGCCGCATCGTCGCCGCTCAACTGCGGTACTGGCGGCTGGACCCCCTGATCGACCCCACTCTGCTGGGCATCACCGAACTGCTCGGCAACGTCCACCGGCACGCCCGGCCGGACAAGCGCTGTTCCGTCGAGCTGAGTTTCGCCTCCGGCTGGCTCACCGTCGCCGTCTCGGACAACGATCCGCGCCTGCCGCGGGTCCGCGAGTTCGAGCCCCTGGCCACCTGCGGCCGCGGCCTCGCCATGGTCGTGTCGATGAGCGACAGCTGGGGCACCGAGACCGTCAACGACGGTGGCAAGGTCGTGTGGTTCACGCTCCGGGCCGAGGCGACGGTCTCGTCCAGGGCGATGACCGAGCAGGTGTCGGCGGCCGTCGTCCGCAAGGTCGCCCCGCGGACGCTGCCGGTGCTCCCCGAGACGCCGGAGGCCTGGGCCCCGGTGCTCGATCGGCTGGTCCCGGCCGCGGCCGAACCGGTGCTGGTCTGA
- a CDS encoding PLP-dependent cysteine synthase family protein, whose translation MPTVDVDRTDPDYRGWLKEAVRKVQADANRSADTHLLRFPLPDAWGIDLYLKDESTHPTGSLKHRLARSLFLYGLCNGWVRPGKPVIEASSGSTAVSEAYFAALIGVPFIAVIPRTTSWEKQRLIEFHGGRCHLVDDPRTVYEVSARLAEESGGHYMDQFTYAERATDWRGNNNIAESIYQQLSLERNPCPAWIVATAGTGGTSATIARYIHYMQYETLVCVADPENSVFFDGWVSGDDSVCCDRGSRIEGIGRPRVEPSFVPGAIDRMMKVPDAASVAAVRALEAAIGRKAGGSTGTGLWSAFKIVSEMVAAGRTGSVVTLLCDPGDRYLDKYYSDAWLAQQGLDVTPYAVTIDAFLTAGSWPD comes from the coding sequence ATGCCCACCGTCGACGTGGACCGGACCGACCCGGACTACCGGGGGTGGCTGAAAGAGGCCGTGCGCAAGGTCCAGGCGGACGCCAACCGCTCCGCCGACACACACCTGTTGCGCTTCCCGCTCCCCGACGCCTGGGGCATCGACCTCTACCTGAAGGACGAGTCGACCCACCCGACCGGCAGCCTCAAGCACCGCCTCGCCCGTTCGCTGTTCCTCTACGGCCTCTGCAACGGCTGGGTCCGGCCGGGCAAGCCCGTCATCGAGGCCTCCAGCGGTTCGACCGCGGTGTCCGAGGCGTACTTCGCCGCCTTGATCGGCGTGCCGTTCATCGCCGTGATCCCGCGCACCACCAGCTGGGAGAAGCAGCGGCTGATCGAGTTCCACGGCGGCCGGTGCCACCTGGTGGACGACCCGCGGACGGTCTACGAGGTCTCCGCCCGCCTCGCGGAGGAGAGCGGCGGCCACTACATGGACCAGTTCACCTACGCCGAGCGCGCCACCGACTGGCGCGGCAACAACAACATCGCCGAGTCGATATACCAGCAGCTGAGCCTGGAACGGAACCCCTGCCCGGCGTGGATCGTGGCCACCGCCGGCACCGGCGGCACCTCGGCCACCATCGCCCGCTACATCCACTACATGCAGTACGAAACCCTGGTGTGCGTCGCGGACCCGGAGAACTCGGTGTTCTTCGACGGCTGGGTGAGCGGCGACGACTCCGTGTGCTGCGACCGCGGTTCACGGATCGAGGGCATCGGCCGCCCGAGGGTGGAGCCCAGCTTCGTGCCCGGTGCCATCGACCGGATGATGAAGGTGCCGGACGCGGCGTCGGTGGCGGCGGTCCGCGCCCTGGAGGCGGCCATCGGGCGCAAGGCCGGGGGATCGACGGGCACCGGCCTGTGGAGCGCCTTCAAGATCGTCTCGGAGATGGTCGCGGCGGGCCGCACGGGCAGTGTCGTCACCTTGCTGTGCGACCCTGGCGACCGGTACCTGGACAAGTACTATTCCGATGCCTGGCTCGCCCAACAGGGCTTGGACGTCACGCCGTACGCCGTCACCATCGACGCCTTCCTGACGGCGGGGAGCTGGCCGGACTGA
- a CDS encoding ABC transporter permease, whose amino-acid sequence MSAPTGPVRASLRLSLSSLRAHKRRFAGTFLAVFLGVAFLAGTMVMGDTLRASFDTLFGHANSGTDVVVRSADVVTVPGEGQGTREPVDSALVARLRAVPGVAAVAADIEGAGQLVGRDGEPVGGQGPPTLAGNWIDDAGLNPYALAEGRAPRAAGEAVVNRAAAEQGGLGIGDTTVLRTPDPLRVTIVGLVTFGGEDGMGQSTFTGLTRADAERQLMPRPGRASTIKVRAASGVGQEELARRVAGVLPHGVEAITGQQATDENLDQVSGRFLSLFTTLLTVFAGIALLVATFSIHNTFAIVVAQRTRENALLRALGASRRQVLGSTLTEAVAVALAASAAGLLGGIGIAAGLQALFPAVGFPFPDGGLVVGATAMAVPLGIGLLVCTGSAVLPAVRAGRTAPLAALRETAVDHSGASRGRAALGAVLAVAGAATTVAGAAGTPEVWLTSVGAAVVVVAFVVLGPVAVSYAVRVLGAPLARLRGATGALARRNALRSPKRTAATATALMIGVAVVSLFTVFGASLKATMDRTVDRSFAGDVALTASGFGAGANGLSPGLAPAVAKLPEVATAVGLGKGVAEVDGGGRQLTVTDPVALTRVLDLGAVDGSLSGLGRDGIAVSRKEADKHHWKPGSTMVLAFADGTRQTFTVRAVYPEAGLGGDYIVTRTAWAPHKVQDADDLVAVAFKKGVALDEGRTAVQGVARQYGNPEVQTREEYAESAASGVDIMLTLVYALLALAVLIALLGITNTLTLAVHERTRELGLLRAVGQTRAQLRTMVRWESVLVAAFGTAGGLGLGGFLGWALVKASDGAGTSAFAVPPVQLAVVVLVGLVAGVLAGWRPARRAARLDVLRAIAAE is encoded by the coding sequence ATGAGCGCGCCGACCGGGCCGGTCCGCGCGTCCCTGCGGCTGAGCCTGTCCTCCCTGAGGGCCCACAAGCGCCGGTTCGCCGGCACCTTCCTGGCGGTCTTCCTGGGTGTCGCCTTCCTGGCGGGCACCATGGTGATGGGCGACACCCTGCGCGCCAGCTTCGACACGCTCTTTGGACACGCCAACAGCGGCACCGACGTGGTCGTCCGCAGCGCCGACGTCGTCACCGTCCCCGGGGAGGGACAAGGCACCCGCGAACCCGTCGACAGCGCGCTCGTCGCGCGGCTGCGGGCCGTACCCGGGGTGGCGGCCGTCGCGGCCGACATCGAGGGCGCGGGCCAACTCGTCGGCCGTGACGGCGAGCCCGTCGGCGGTCAGGGCCCGCCGACCCTCGCCGGGAACTGGATCGACGACGCCGGGCTCAACCCGTACGCCCTCGCGGAGGGCCGCGCTCCCAGGGCCGCCGGCGAGGCCGTGGTGAACCGTGCCGCGGCCGAGCAGGGCGGGCTGGGCATCGGCGACACGACCGTACTGCGCACCCCCGACCCGCTGCGCGTGACGATCGTCGGACTGGTGACCTTCGGCGGCGAGGACGGCATGGGCCAGTCCACCTTCACCGGCCTCACCCGCGCCGACGCCGAGCGCCAACTGATGCCGAGGCCCGGCCGGGCGTCCACGATCAAGGTGCGTGCGGCCTCCGGCGTCGGCCAGGAAGAGCTGGCGAGGCGCGTCGCGGGCGTGCTGCCCCACGGTGTCGAGGCGATCACCGGTCAGCAGGCCACGGACGAGAACCTCGACCAGGTCTCGGGCCGGTTCCTGTCGCTGTTCACGACCCTGCTCACGGTCTTCGCCGGGATCGCCCTGCTCGTGGCGACCTTCAGCATCCACAACACCTTCGCGATCGTCGTCGCCCAGCGCACCCGGGAGAACGCCCTGCTGCGGGCGCTCGGCGCGTCCAGGCGTCAGGTGCTGGGCTCGACCCTCACGGAGGCCGTGGCCGTGGCACTGGCCGCCTCGGCCGCCGGGCTCCTGGGCGGGATCGGCATCGCGGCCGGGCTGCAGGCGCTGTTCCCGGCCGTCGGATTCCCCTTCCCGGACGGGGGACTGGTCGTCGGCGCCACCGCCATGGCCGTACCGCTCGGCATCGGCCTGCTCGTCTGCACCGGCTCGGCCGTGCTGCCCGCCGTACGTGCCGGGCGGACGGCGCCGCTCGCCGCGCTGCGCGAGACGGCGGTGGACCACTCCGGTGCCTCGCGCGGACGGGCGGCGCTGGGGGCCGTGCTGGCGGTGGCCGGTGCCGCGACGACCGTCGCGGGCGCGGCGGGCACGCCAGAGGTGTGGCTCACCTCGGTCGGCGCCGCCGTGGTCGTCGTCGCCTTCGTCGTCCTGGGGCCGGTCGCCGTCTCGTACGCGGTGCGCGTCCTGGGAGCCCCGCTCGCGCGGCTGCGCGGTGCCACCGGAGCGCTGGCCCGGCGGAACGCGCTGCGGAGCCCGAAGCGGACGGCGGCCACCGCCACCGCGCTGATGATCGGCGTCGCGGTCGTGTCGCTCTTCACCGTCTTCGGCGCCTCCCTGAAGGCCACCATGGACCGGACCGTCGACCGCTCCTTCGCCGGCGACGTCGCCCTGACCGCCTCGGGGTTCGGTGCGGGTGCGAACGGTCTCAGCCCGGGGCTCGCACCCGCCGTGGCGAAGCTGCCCGAGGTGGCGACGGCGGTCGGGCTCGGCAAGGGCGTCGCCGAAGTCGACGGCGGCGGGCGGCAGCTGACGGTCACCGACCCCGTCGCCCTGACGCGCGTGCTCGACCTCGGTGCCGTCGACGGCTCCCTGAGCGGCCTCGGCCGGGACGGCATCGCCGTCTCCCGCAAGGAAGCGGACAAGCACCACTGGAAGCCGGGCAGCACCATGGTGCTTGCGTTCGCCGACGGCACCCGCCAGACCTTCACCGTGCGCGCCGTCTACCCGGAGGCCGGCCTCGGCGGCGACTACATCGTTACCCGCACTGCCTGGGCACCGCACAAGGTGCAGGACGCCGACGACCTCGTCGCCGTCGCCTTCAAGAAGGGCGTCGCCCTCGACGAGGGCCGCACAGCCGTCCAAGGAGTCGCCCGGCAGTACGGCAACCCCGAGGTCCAGACCCGTGAGGAGTACGCGGAATCCGCCGCCTCGGGCGTGGACATCATGCTGACGCTCGTCTACGCACTGCTCGCGCTGGCCGTCCTCATCGCGCTGCTCGGCATCACCAACACGCTCACCCTCGCGGTGCACGAGCGCACCCGCGAACTCGGGCTGCTGCGCGCGGTCGGGCAGACCAGGGCCCAGTTGCGGACCATGGTCCGCTGGGAGTCCGTCCTGGTCGCCGCCTTCGGCACGGCCGGCGGGCTGGGGCTCGGGGGGTTCCTCGGCTGGGCACTGGTCAAGGCGTCGGACGGCGCGGGCACGAGCGCCTTCGCGGTGCCGCCCGTCCAGCTCGCGGTCGTCGTGCTGGTCGGGCTGGTCGCCGGAGTCCTGGCCGGTTGGCGTCCGGCCCGGCGCGCGGCGCGTCTGGACGTACTGAGGGCCATCGCAGCGGAATGA
- a CDS encoding SRPBCC family protein produces MTRRLRPTRQVDLGFLASAPLRLVFAADVTAPPDAVHAALAKDTEGWTAWFGAVTAAVPTATGRAIGLRGGVRFEETVLADEPPRRFAYRVDATNAPGLRALLEEWALSPTPAGGTHVRWTFAADGAPSLRTFLLLSRPGLGLSFRSAVRSLDRRLAS; encoded by the coding sequence ATGACCCGCCGACTGCGCCCCACACGTCAGGTGGACCTGGGCTTCCTCGCCTCGGCGCCGCTGCGTCTCGTCTTCGCCGCCGACGTCACGGCGCCGCCCGACGCCGTGCACGCCGCGCTCGCCAAGGACACCGAGGGCTGGACGGCGTGGTTCGGCGCCGTCACGGCCGCCGTGCCGACCGCCACGGGCCGCGCGATCGGGCTCCGGGGAGGAGTGCGTTTCGAGGAGACCGTCCTCGCCGACGAGCCCCCGCGGCGCTTCGCCTACCGCGTCGACGCCACGAACGCCCCTGGCCTGCGCGCCCTGCTGGAGGAATGGGCGCTCTCCCCCACCCCGGCCGGCGGCACCCACGTGCGCTGGACCTTCGCCGCCGACGGCGCCCCGTCCCTGCGCACCTTCCTGCTCCTGTCCCGCCCGGGCCTCGGCCTGTCGTTCCGTTCCGCGGTCCGCTCGCTGGACCGCCGGCTGGCCTCCTGA